In Carassius gibelio isolate Cgi1373 ecotype wild population from Czech Republic chromosome B4, carGib1.2-hapl.c, whole genome shotgun sequence, one DNA window encodes the following:
- the LOC127956248 gene encoding alpha-N-acetylgalactosaminidase-like: MQRSVVIFVLAFSAAAWALDNGLMRTPPMGWLAWERFRCDTDCLNDPDNCISEHLFMEMADRLSEDGWRELGYVYINIDDCWSSMQRDSQGRLQPDPKRFPRGIAHLAQYVHDRGLKLGIYGDMGTHTCGGYPGTTLDKIETDAQTFADWGVDMLKLDGCYSNSSYQEQGYPMMSKALNATGRPIAYSCSWPAYQGGLPPKVNYTLLGQICNLWRNYDDIQDSWDSVMSIVDWFFDNQDVLQPAAGPGQWNDPDMLIIGDFGLSLDQSRAQMALWAIMAAPLFMSNDLRTISSDARAILQNKIAIGINQDRLGIQGRRLIKEKNGIEVFWRPLAKGSSALVFLSRRSDMPYPYKTSLKELSYKTGVYEVYDVFSEKLLPQMKDSTEFVVSINPSGAVMWYVNPVAEWWKEAEPGRFSEKLIGPKFHQHHNEVDAPLVL, encoded by the exons ATGCAGCGCTCTGTAGTTATTTTTGTCCTGGCGTTCTCCGCGGCCGCCTGGGCTCTGGATAACGGGCTGATGAGGACCCCGCCGATGGGATGGTTAGCCTGGGAACGTTTCCGCTGCGACACCGACTGTCTGAACGACCCCGACAACTGCATCAG TGAGCATCTGTTCATGGAGATGGCAGACAGACTGTCGGAGGACGGCTGGAGAGAGCTGGGATACGTCTACATCAACATCGACGACTGCTGGTCctcaatgcagagagacagtcaGGGACGACTGCAGCCTGACCCCAAGAG GTTTCCGCGAGGCATCGCTCATCTGGCGCAGTACGTTCACGACCGCGGTCTGAAGCTGGGCATCTACGGAGACATGGGCACTCACACCTGCGGTGGATATCCAGGAACCACGCTGGACAAGATCGAGACGGACGCACAGACCTTCGCTGACTGGGGCGTGGACATGCTGAAGCTGGACGGATGCTACTCCAACTCATCCTACCAGGAACAAG GCTACCCGATGATGTCAAAGGCCCTGAACGCTACGGGCCGTCCCATCGCCTACTCCTGCAGCTGGCCGGCCTATCAGGGTGGCCTCCCGCCAAAA GTGAACTACACGCTTCTGGGTCAGATCTGTAACCTGTGGAGGAACTATGATGATATCCAGGACTCATGGGACAGTGTGATGAGCATCGTCGACTGGTTCTTCGATAATCAGGACGTCCTGCAGCCAGCAGCCGGACCGGGTCAGTGGAACGACCCCGACATG CTGATCATTGGAGACTTCGGCCTCAGCTTGGACCAATCACGTGCTCAGATGGCTCTGTGGGCGATCATGGCCGCGCCCCTCTTCATGTCTAACGATCTGCGTACGATCAGCAGCGACGCTCGCGCAATCCTGCAGAATAAAATCGCCATCGGCATCAATCAGGACCGCTTGGGCATCCAGGGCAGACGCCTGATCAAA GAGAAGAACGGGATCGAGGTGTTCTGGCGGCCGTTGGCTAAAGGATCCAGCGCTCTGGTGTTCCTCAGCAGGAGATCTGATATGCCTTATCCCTACAAGACGTCTCTGAAGGAGCTGAGCTACAAGACTGGAGTGTATGAG gtgtatGACGTGTTTTCGGAGAAGCTCTTGCCTCAGATGAAGGACAGCACTGAGTTTGTTGTGTCCATCAATCCGTCCGGTGCGGTCATGTGGTACGTCAATCCTGTAGCCGAGTGGTGGAAGGAGGCGGAGCCTGGGCGGTTCAGCGAGAAGCTGATTGGGCCAAAGTTCCATCAGCATCATAATGAGGTCGACGCCCCTCTAGTGCTTTaa
- the LOC127956252 gene encoding glutamate receptor ionotropic, kainate 2 — MRQGSELMPKALSTRIVGGIWWFFTLIIISSYTANLAAFLTVERMESPIDSADDLAKQTKILYGLVEDGATMTFFKKTKISTYDKMWEFMNSRRQSVIVKSVEEGIHRVLTSDYAFLMESTTIEFVTQRNCNLTQIGGLIDSKAYGVGTPMGSPYRDKITIAILQLQEEGKLHMMKEKWWRGNGCPEEESKEASALGVQNIGGIFIVLAAGLVLSVFVAVGEVLYKSKQNAQIEKRSFCSVMLEELRVSLKCQRRRKQKPQPPAIVKTEEVINMHTFNDRRLPGKETMA; from the exons ATGCGGCAGG GGTCGGAGCTGATGCCCAAGGCTCTGTCCACTAGGATCGTGGGAGGAATCTGGTGGTTCTTCACCCTCATCATCATCTCGTCCTACACCGCAAACCTGGCCGCCTTCCTGACGGTGGAGCGCATGGAGTCACCCATCGACTCGGCCGATGATCTGGCCAAACAAACCAAGATCCTGTACGGCCTGGTGGAGGACGGCGCCACCATGACCTTTTTCAAG AAAACCAAGATCTCGACGTATGATAAGATGTGGGAGTTCATGAACAGCCGGCGTCAGTCTGTGATCGTGAAGAGCGTGGAGGAGGGCATCCATCGCGTGCTGACGTCTGACTACGCCTTTCTGATGGAGTCCACCACCATCGAGTTCGTCACGCAGCGAAACTGTAACCTGACGCAGATCGGCGGCCTGATCGACTCCAAGGCGTACGGCGTGGGGACACCCATGG GCTCTCCGTATCGGGACAAGATCACCATCGCCATCCTGCAGCTGCAGGAGGAGGGCAAGCTGCACATGATGAAGGAGAAGTGGTGGAGAGGGAACGGCTGTCCGGAGGAGGAGAGTAAGGAGGCCAGTGCCCTCGGCGTACAGAACATCGGCGGCATCTTCATCGTCCTCGCCGCCGGCCTGGTGCTGTCCGTGTTCGTGGCCGTCGGCGAGGTGCTGTACAAATCCAAACAGAACGCGCAGATCGAGAAG CGCTCGTTCTGCAGCGTGATGCTGGAGGAGCTCAGGGTGTCTCTGAAATGCCAGCGACGGCGGAAACAGAAACCCCAGCCGCCCGCCATCGTCAAAACAGAGGAGGTGATTAACATGCATACCTTTAACGACAGGAGGCTCCCGGGGAAAGAGACCATGGCGTGA